The following are encoded in a window of Lagenorhynchus albirostris chromosome 3, mLagAlb1.1, whole genome shotgun sequence genomic DNA:
- the SLC30A5 gene encoding proton-coupled zinc antiporter SLC30A5 isoform X3, whose product MEEKYGGDVLAGPGSGSGGLGPVDVPSARLTKYIVLLCVTKVLKAVGLFESYDLLKVVHIVQFIFILKLGTAFFMVLFQKPFSSGKSITKRQWIKIFKHAVAGCIISLLWFFGLTLCGPLRTLLLFEHSDIVVISLLSVLFTSSGGGPAKTRGAAFFIIAVICLLLFDNDDLMAKMAEHPEGHHDSALTHMLYTAIAFLGVADHKGGVLLLVLALCCKVGFHTASRKLSVDVGGTKRLQALSHIVSVLLLCPWVIVLSVTTESKVESWFSLIMPFTTVVFFVMILDFYVDSVCSVKMEVSKCARYGSFPIFISALLFGNFWTHPITDQLRAINKAAHQESTEHVLSGGVVVSAIFFILSANILSSPSKRGQKGTLIGYSPEGTPLYNFMGDAFQHSSQSIPRFIKESLKQILEENDSRQIFYFLCLNLLFTFVELFYGVLTNSLGLISDGFHMLFDCSALVMGLFAALMSRWKATRIFSYGYGRIEILSGFINGLFLVVIAFFVFMESVARLIDPPELDTHMLTLQKIEGLISYRDPHFWRHSANIVAGTIHIQVTSDVLEQRIVQQVTGILKDAGVNNLTIQVEKEAYFQHMSGLSTGFHDVLAMTKQMESMKYYKDGTYIM is encoded by the exons gttaaCAAAATATATTGTATTACTGTGTGTCACTAAAGTTTTGAAGGCTGTGGGGCTTTTTGAATCATATGACCTCCTGAAAGTAGTTCACAttgttcagtttatttttatattaaaacttgG GACTGcattttttatggttttgtttcaaaagcctttttcttctgggaaaagTATTACCAAACGCCAG tggatcaaaatatttaaacatgcaGTTGCTGGGTGTATCATTTCACTTTTGTGGTTTTTTGGCCTCACTCTTTGTGGACCACTAAG gaCTTTGCTGCTATTCGAGCACAGTGATATTGTTGTCATCTCACTGCTCAGTGTTTTGTTCACTAGTTCTGGAGGAGGACCAGCAAAG ACAAGAGGGGCTGCTTTTTTCATTATTGCTGTGATCTGCCTATTGCTTTTCGACAATGATGATCTCATGGCTAAAATGGCTGAACACC CTGAAGGACATCATGACAGTGCTCTAACTCACATGCTTTACACAGCCATTGCCTTCTTAGGTGTGGCAGATCACAAG GGTGGAGTATTATTGCTAGTACTGGCTTtgtgttgtaaagttggttttcATACAGCTTCCAGAAAACTCTCTGTAGATGTCGGTGGAACCAAACGTCTTCAAGCTTTATCCCATATTGTTTCTGTGCTTCTCTTATGCCCATGGGTCATTGTTCTTTCTGTGACAACTGAG agtAAAGTCGAGTCTTGGTTTTCTCTCATTATGCCTTTCACAACGGTGGTTTTTTTTGTCATGATCCTGGATTTCTATGTCGATTCCGTTTGTTCAGTCAAAATGGAAGTTTCCAAATGTGCCCGATATGGAtcctttcccatttttattaGTGCTCTACTTTTTGGAAATTTTTGGACGCATCCAATAACAGACCAGCTTCGGGCCATAAACAAAGCAGCACACCAGGAGAGCACAGAACACGTCCTTTCTGGAGGGGTGGTAGTGAGCGCTATATTCTTCATTTTGT CTGCCAACATCTTATCATCTCCTTCTAAGAGAGGACAGAAAGGTACCCTAATTGGATATTCTCCTGAAGGAACACCTCTTTATAACTTCATGGGTGATGCTTTTCAGCATAGCTCCCAGTCAATCCCTAGGTTTATTAAGGAATCACTAAAACAAATTCTTGAGGAGAATGACTCTAGACAGATCTTTTACTTCTTGTGCTTGAATCTG CTTTTTACCTTTGTGGAATTATTCTATGGCGTGTTGACCAATAGTCTGGGTCTGATCTCAGATGGATTTCACATGCTCTTTGACTGCTCTGCTTTGGTCATGGGACTTTTTGCAGCCCTGATGAGTAGATGGAAAGCAACTCGGATTTTCTCCTATGG GTATGGCCGAATAGAAATTCTCTCTGGATTTATTAATGGGCTTTTTCTAGTGGTAATAGCTTTTTTCGTGTTTATGGAATCAGTGGCTAGATTAATTGATCCTCCGGAATTAGACACACACATGTTAACA CTACAGAAAATTGAAGGATTAATATCATACCGAGACCCACATTTTTGGCGTCATTCTGCCAATATTGTGGCAGGAACAATTCATATACAGGTGACATCTGATGTGCTGGAACAAAGAATAGTACAGCAG GTTACAGGAATACTTAAAGATGCTGGAGTAAACAATTTAACAATTCAAGTGGAAAAAGAAGCATACTTTCAACATATGTCTGGCCTAAGTACTGGATTTCATGATGTTCTGGCTATGACAAAACAAATGGAGTCCATGAAATACTACAAAGATGGTACTTACATCATGTGA
- the SLC30A5 gene encoding proton-coupled zinc antiporter SLC30A5 isoform X2 gives MEEKYGGDVLAGPGSGSGGLGPVDVPSARTAFFMVLFQKPFSSGKSITKRQWIKIFKHAVAGCIISLLWFFGLTLCGPLRTLLLFEHSDIVVISLLSVLFTSSGGGPAKTRGAAFFIIAVICLLLFDNDDLMAKMAEHPEGHHDSALTHMLYTAIAFLGVADHKGGVLLLVLALCCKVGFHTASRKLSVDVGGTKRLQALSHIVSVLLLCPWVIVLSVTTESKVESWFSLIMPFTTVVFFVMILDFYVDSVCSVKMEVSKCARYGSFPIFISALLFGNFWTHPITDQLRAINKAAHQESTEHVLSGGVVVSAIFFILSANILSSPSKRGQKGTLIGYSPEGTPLYNFMGDAFQHSSQSIPRFIKESLKQILEENDSRQIFYFLCLNLLFTFVELFYGVLTNSLGLISDGFHMLFDCSALVMGLFAALMSRWKATRIFSYGYGRIEILSGFINGLFLVVIAFFVFMESVARLIDPPELDTHMLTPVSVGGLIVNLIGICAFSHAHNHTHGASQGSCHSSDHSHSHHVHGHSDHGHGHSHGSAGRGMNANMRGVFLHVLADTLGSIGVIVSTILIEQFGWFIADPLCSLFIAILIFLSVVPLIKDACQVLLLRLPPEYEKELHIALEKLQKIEGLISYRDPHFWRHSANIVAGTIHIQVTSDVLEQRIVQQVTGILKDAGVNNLTIQVEKEAYFQHMSGLSTGFHDVLAMTKQMESMKYYKDGTYIM, from the exons GACTGcattttttatggttttgtttcaaaagcctttttcttctgggaaaagTATTACCAAACGCCAG tggatcaaaatatttaaacatgcaGTTGCTGGGTGTATCATTTCACTTTTGTGGTTTTTTGGCCTCACTCTTTGTGGACCACTAAG gaCTTTGCTGCTATTCGAGCACAGTGATATTGTTGTCATCTCACTGCTCAGTGTTTTGTTCACTAGTTCTGGAGGAGGACCAGCAAAG ACAAGAGGGGCTGCTTTTTTCATTATTGCTGTGATCTGCCTATTGCTTTTCGACAATGATGATCTCATGGCTAAAATGGCTGAACACC CTGAAGGACATCATGACAGTGCTCTAACTCACATGCTTTACACAGCCATTGCCTTCTTAGGTGTGGCAGATCACAAG GGTGGAGTATTATTGCTAGTACTGGCTTtgtgttgtaaagttggttttcATACAGCTTCCAGAAAACTCTCTGTAGATGTCGGTGGAACCAAACGTCTTCAAGCTTTATCCCATATTGTTTCTGTGCTTCTCTTATGCCCATGGGTCATTGTTCTTTCTGTGACAACTGAG agtAAAGTCGAGTCTTGGTTTTCTCTCATTATGCCTTTCACAACGGTGGTTTTTTTTGTCATGATCCTGGATTTCTATGTCGATTCCGTTTGTTCAGTCAAAATGGAAGTTTCCAAATGTGCCCGATATGGAtcctttcccatttttattaGTGCTCTACTTTTTGGAAATTTTTGGACGCATCCAATAACAGACCAGCTTCGGGCCATAAACAAAGCAGCACACCAGGAGAGCACAGAACACGTCCTTTCTGGAGGGGTGGTAGTGAGCGCTATATTCTTCATTTTGT CTGCCAACATCTTATCATCTCCTTCTAAGAGAGGACAGAAAGGTACCCTAATTGGATATTCTCCTGAAGGAACACCTCTTTATAACTTCATGGGTGATGCTTTTCAGCATAGCTCCCAGTCAATCCCTAGGTTTATTAAGGAATCACTAAAACAAATTCTTGAGGAGAATGACTCTAGACAGATCTTTTACTTCTTGTGCTTGAATCTG CTTTTTACCTTTGTGGAATTATTCTATGGCGTGTTGACCAATAGTCTGGGTCTGATCTCAGATGGATTTCACATGCTCTTTGACTGCTCTGCTTTGGTCATGGGACTTTTTGCAGCCCTGATGAGTAGATGGAAAGCAACTCGGATTTTCTCCTATGG GTATGGCCGAATAGAAATTCTCTCTGGATTTATTAATGGGCTTTTTCTAGTGGTAATAGCTTTTTTCGTGTTTATGGAATCAGTGGCTAGATTAATTGATCCTCCGGAATTAGACACACACATGTTAACA cCAGTCTCAGTTGGAGGACTGATAGTAAACCTTATTGGTATCTGTGCCTTTAGCCATGCCCATAACCATACCCATGGAGCTTCTCAAGGAAGCTGTCACTCCTCTGATCACAGCCATTCACACCATGTGCATGGACACAGTGACCATGGGCACGGTCACAGCCACGGATCTGCAGGCAGAGGCATGAATGCTAACATGAGGG GTGTATTTCTACATGTTTTGGCAGACACACTTGGCAGTATTGGTGTGATCGTATCCACCATTCTTATAGAGCAGTTTGGATGGTTCATTGCTGATCCCCTCTGTTCTCTTTTTATCGCTATATTAATATTTCTCAGTGTTGTCCCACTGATTAAAGATGCCTGTCAGGTTCTCCTTCTGAGACTGCCaccagaatatgaaaaagaactacATATTGCCTTAGAAAAG CTACAGAAAATTGAAGGATTAATATCATACCGAGACCCACATTTTTGGCGTCATTCTGCCAATATTGTGGCAGGAACAATTCATATACAGGTGACATCTGATGTGCTGGAACAAAGAATAGTACAGCAG GTTACAGGAATACTTAAAGATGCTGGAGTAAACAATTTAACAATTCAAGTGGAAAAAGAAGCATACTTTCAACATATGTCTGGCCTAAGTACTGGATTTCATGATGTTCTGGCTATGACAAAACAAATGGAGTCCATGAAATACTACAAAGATGGTACTTACATCATGTGA
- the SLC30A5 gene encoding proton-coupled zinc antiporter SLC30A5 isoform X1, which translates to MEEKYGGDVLAGPGSGSGGLGPVDVPSARLTKYIVLLCVTKVLKAVGLFESYDLLKVVHIVQFIFILKLGTAFFMVLFQKPFSSGKSITKRQWIKIFKHAVAGCIISLLWFFGLTLCGPLRTLLLFEHSDIVVISLLSVLFTSSGGGPAKTRGAAFFIIAVICLLLFDNDDLMAKMAEHPEGHHDSALTHMLYTAIAFLGVADHKGGVLLLVLALCCKVGFHTASRKLSVDVGGTKRLQALSHIVSVLLLCPWVIVLSVTTESKVESWFSLIMPFTTVVFFVMILDFYVDSVCSVKMEVSKCARYGSFPIFISALLFGNFWTHPITDQLRAINKAAHQESTEHVLSGGVVVSAIFFILSANILSSPSKRGQKGTLIGYSPEGTPLYNFMGDAFQHSSQSIPRFIKESLKQILEENDSRQIFYFLCLNLLFTFVELFYGVLTNSLGLISDGFHMLFDCSALVMGLFAALMSRWKATRIFSYGYGRIEILSGFINGLFLVVIAFFVFMESVARLIDPPELDTHMLTPVSVGGLIVNLIGICAFSHAHNHTHGASQGSCHSSDHSHSHHVHGHSDHGHGHSHGSAGRGMNANMRGVFLHVLADTLGSIGVIVSTILIEQFGWFIADPLCSLFIAILIFLSVVPLIKDACQVLLLRLPPEYEKELHIALEKLQKIEGLISYRDPHFWRHSANIVAGTIHIQVTSDVLEQRIVQQVTGILKDAGVNNLTIQVEKEAYFQHMSGLSTGFHDVLAMTKQMESMKYYKDGTYIM; encoded by the exons gttaaCAAAATATATTGTATTACTGTGTGTCACTAAAGTTTTGAAGGCTGTGGGGCTTTTTGAATCATATGACCTCCTGAAAGTAGTTCACAttgttcagtttatttttatattaaaacttgG GACTGcattttttatggttttgtttcaaaagcctttttcttctgggaaaagTATTACCAAACGCCAG tggatcaaaatatttaaacatgcaGTTGCTGGGTGTATCATTTCACTTTTGTGGTTTTTTGGCCTCACTCTTTGTGGACCACTAAG gaCTTTGCTGCTATTCGAGCACAGTGATATTGTTGTCATCTCACTGCTCAGTGTTTTGTTCACTAGTTCTGGAGGAGGACCAGCAAAG ACAAGAGGGGCTGCTTTTTTCATTATTGCTGTGATCTGCCTATTGCTTTTCGACAATGATGATCTCATGGCTAAAATGGCTGAACACC CTGAAGGACATCATGACAGTGCTCTAACTCACATGCTTTACACAGCCATTGCCTTCTTAGGTGTGGCAGATCACAAG GGTGGAGTATTATTGCTAGTACTGGCTTtgtgttgtaaagttggttttcATACAGCTTCCAGAAAACTCTCTGTAGATGTCGGTGGAACCAAACGTCTTCAAGCTTTATCCCATATTGTTTCTGTGCTTCTCTTATGCCCATGGGTCATTGTTCTTTCTGTGACAACTGAG agtAAAGTCGAGTCTTGGTTTTCTCTCATTATGCCTTTCACAACGGTGGTTTTTTTTGTCATGATCCTGGATTTCTATGTCGATTCCGTTTGTTCAGTCAAAATGGAAGTTTCCAAATGTGCCCGATATGGAtcctttcccatttttattaGTGCTCTACTTTTTGGAAATTTTTGGACGCATCCAATAACAGACCAGCTTCGGGCCATAAACAAAGCAGCACACCAGGAGAGCACAGAACACGTCCTTTCTGGAGGGGTGGTAGTGAGCGCTATATTCTTCATTTTGT CTGCCAACATCTTATCATCTCCTTCTAAGAGAGGACAGAAAGGTACCCTAATTGGATATTCTCCTGAAGGAACACCTCTTTATAACTTCATGGGTGATGCTTTTCAGCATAGCTCCCAGTCAATCCCTAGGTTTATTAAGGAATCACTAAAACAAATTCTTGAGGAGAATGACTCTAGACAGATCTTTTACTTCTTGTGCTTGAATCTG CTTTTTACCTTTGTGGAATTATTCTATGGCGTGTTGACCAATAGTCTGGGTCTGATCTCAGATGGATTTCACATGCTCTTTGACTGCTCTGCTTTGGTCATGGGACTTTTTGCAGCCCTGATGAGTAGATGGAAAGCAACTCGGATTTTCTCCTATGG GTATGGCCGAATAGAAATTCTCTCTGGATTTATTAATGGGCTTTTTCTAGTGGTAATAGCTTTTTTCGTGTTTATGGAATCAGTGGCTAGATTAATTGATCCTCCGGAATTAGACACACACATGTTAACA cCAGTCTCAGTTGGAGGACTGATAGTAAACCTTATTGGTATCTGTGCCTTTAGCCATGCCCATAACCATACCCATGGAGCTTCTCAAGGAAGCTGTCACTCCTCTGATCACAGCCATTCACACCATGTGCATGGACACAGTGACCATGGGCACGGTCACAGCCACGGATCTGCAGGCAGAGGCATGAATGCTAACATGAGGG GTGTATTTCTACATGTTTTGGCAGACACACTTGGCAGTATTGGTGTGATCGTATCCACCATTCTTATAGAGCAGTTTGGATGGTTCATTGCTGATCCCCTCTGTTCTCTTTTTATCGCTATATTAATATTTCTCAGTGTTGTCCCACTGATTAAAGATGCCTGTCAGGTTCTCCTTCTGAGACTGCCaccagaatatgaaaaagaactacATATTGCCTTAGAAAAG CTACAGAAAATTGAAGGATTAATATCATACCGAGACCCACATTTTTGGCGTCATTCTGCCAATATTGTGGCAGGAACAATTCATATACAGGTGACATCTGATGTGCTGGAACAAAGAATAGTACAGCAG GTTACAGGAATACTTAAAGATGCTGGAGTAAACAATTTAACAATTCAAGTGGAAAAAGAAGCATACTTTCAACATATGTCTGGCCTAAGTACTGGATTTCATGATGTTCTGGCTATGACAAAACAAATGGAGTCCATGAAATACTACAAAGATGGTACTTACATCATGTGA